CCTGCATCTCCGAGTCCAGGAACAATGTACCCTTTATCATTTAACTTTTCATCAAGTCCAGCGGTAATGATTGGTACATCACTGTGTGCTTTCCTTAGTGCACGAACACCTTCAGGCGCTGCAACTAAACATACAAATTTAATGTTTTTCACACCACGTTTTTTAACTAAGTCAATAGCTGCGATTGCAGATCCACCAGTTGCTAACATAGGGTCAACAACGATTACTAATCGCTCATCTAATTTGCTAGGAAATTTTGCAAAATATTCAACAGGTTGTAGTGTTTCTTCATCTCGATAAAGTCCTATATGACCGATTCGTGCAGACGGCATTAACTGTAAGATTCCATCAACCATTCCTAATCCTGCTCTAAGTATTGGACATACAACTAGTTTTTCACCAGCTAATTGCCCAGCTTTTGTCTTTTCTACTGGTGTGTCGATTTCAATCTCTTCAAGTTCCAAGTCACGAGTTATTTCATAAACCATTAATCCAGCAATCTCATTCACAATCTTTCGAAATTCATTTGTTCCTGTTTCTTGCTTTCGAATTTGTGTTAATTTGTGTGTGATTAATGGATGATCCATAACTAAAACCAAGTCATCATTCATTACATTATGCATTATAATTGCTCCTCTCAAATTGATTGCTACCAACTCTTGTATATTTTAACAGTATTTAGTCGAATAATAAAGGGTTTTCATTGTTTTTTTACGCTTGTGATTTTCTTAATAAAGAAGCGTTTAGTACAGTGGATATTTACTTGTTAAGTCAGTTACACGGGCCCCTAAAGAAGCGAGTTTTTCTTGATCATCTTTATACTTTATTGTTTCATAAATGATCTCTGCAATGGTGTCCATATCCTCTAGTTGTAAACCTCTAGTTGTAATAGCAGGTGTTCCTAACCTTATTCCACTAGTTACAAACGGCTTTTCCTCATCAAAAGGAATCATATTTTTATTACTAGTAATCCCTACATGGTCAAGTAAGGCCTCAGCCTCTTTACCTGTTACACTTAAACTTGTTTTAACATCAACTAAAATCATATGATTATCTGTTCCACCTGATATTATTCTAAAGCCTTTATCCGCTAATTTCTCAGCTAAACGGGATGCATTTTCGCTAACAGCTTTCATATACGTTTTGAACTCGGGCTGTAACGCCTCATAGAACGCTGCTGCCTTACCTGCAATAACATGCATTAAAGGTCCACCTTGCATTCCTGGAAACACAGAACGGTCGAGTGCCTTTGCGTATTCTTTCTTACAAAGAATTATACCTCCCCGTGGTCCACGTAAGGTTTTATGAGTAGTTGACGTTACAAAGTCTGCATAAGGTACAGGATTGTTATGAAGTCCCGCTGCAACAAGACCTGCAATATGAGCCATATCAACCATTAGGTAAGCAGAGATCTCATCAGCTATTTCACGAAACTTTTTAAAATCGATTTCTCTTGGATATGCACTTGCACCCGCCACAATTAGCTTCGGTTTATGTTCTATTGCAATCCTTCTTACCTCTTCATAATCAATCTGCTCTGTTTCCTTGTCAACACCATAACTTATAAACTCATAGTCTTTACCTGAGAAGTTAAGTGGATGTCCGTGTGTTAAGTGTCCACCATGTGCTAAGTCCATACCTAATACCTTATCATTAGATTCAAGTATAGTCATATACACTCCCATATTTGCCTGTGATCCTGAATGTGGTTGAACATTTACATGTTCAGCGCCAAATAATTCTTTTAATCGTTCTCTAGCTAAGTCCTCAACGATATCAACGTATTCACATCCACCATAGTAACGTTTACTTGGATAACCTTCTGCATATTTATTTGTTAAAATTGAACCCTGTGCCTCTAATACTGCTGTTGATACAAAGTTTTCTGAAGCAATCATTTCTAAATTATTTTCTTGTCTTTTTGTTTCCTTTTCCATAGCTGACATTAATTCAGCATCAATACTTCTTTGCAATTTTTTCATATCGATTCCTCCCATATTAAACATATGTGTTATCTACTTCTCGTATTCGACAACCTTATTTACTCTACGATCATGACGACCGCCCTCAAACTCAGCATGAATCCATGCCTTCACAATCTCTAATGCTATTTGTGGTCCTGTTACTCGTTCACCTATACATAGCACATTACTGTTGTTGTGTTCTCTCGTAATTTTTGCAGAGTAAATGTCACTGACTAATGCTGCTCTTATCCCCTTAACTTTATTTGCAGCAATAGACATTCCAATACCTGTACCGCAGATTAAAATCCCGCGTTCAAATTCCCCTTTTGAAACTGCTTCTGCTACAGGTATTGCATAATCTGGGTAATCAACACTCTTGCATTCTAGAGGTCCAAAATCTTTAAATTCAATTTCCATTTCTGTTAACATTTGTTTTATTGATTCCTTCAGGTTAAATCCACCATGATCGGACCCTACTGCTATTACCATCTAATTCACTCCTTTACTAAAATAGTCGTTCATATTATATCATAAGATACATTGTAAATTACATTGTTTCTGACTATTTTGACCATTTTTTGGCTAATCGTTTTTATTATAAACATATTTCCATCTTTTATAATCCCAAATATATCGTCAGATAATTTTCTTTTTTGATCAGCTCTATTAGCGACCTTTGTTGTTATAGATAATAACGTTAAGCGAGATTTGTAAAATTAATTCTAATTAAAATTAGATTCAATTCTTAACTATTCTCTGATTTTTTCATATTAATTCATGAAGTAGAGGTGGTATTTCTAAATTTAGACATAAAAAAAAGCACTATGAGTTTAATTAGAAAACAAACATACCCCTATGTCATCGACGTCTTCTAGCAATCTCAAAGTGCTACTATAAAGAATTATATCATATTTTTCCAAAATATCCATACTTTTTCCCCAGTTTTTTCATTTTTTTCCACAAAGTTGGGGAAAAACTAAAAAATATGCCAATTCTTTGAGTATTTATCGCTTACCTTTTAATTCCTATGAAGGTATTGAAGCACTCGTCATTAAAACGTAATGAATTTTTAAACCTGTAACTATTAAAAGTTTGGTGATCTAAAGCGAATATTAATTATATCAAATCTTCTATGTAAACATAATAAAAAGCTAGAGCAATGTCTAGCTTTTTTTATTTATTAGTCAACTGTTATAGCTGCAACAGGGCATTGCTCCTCCGCATCTTGAGCGTCAGCCACAACATCCTCAGGTATTTGATCATCAATTGCTACAGCTTTACCGTCATCCTCCATACTGAAAATGTCGGGGCTAATAGTTGGACATAATGCACATCCTATACACGTTTCCTTATCTACATAAGCTTTCATATTGTCATCTCCTTTCGATATGAATACATTTATAGTTTTTAATTATATTAAGTTTTTACTACTAAAATGAGATGTTAATTAATAACAATCTCAACTACTATTATAAATCTTATCTAATAAATTACAATGATTTTGCTTACTGACACAATTATTCTGTTATTAAAGCGTTTCCACTACTTTACCTAGCTTCTTTTATTCGTGAATGGCTTACTTTCCTTAAAAATCAAGCGATGGCATTTTACTACTCGTCTTCATCAAGTATTCGTTTTTCACCTTTAATTGCTTGAAACGGTTTAATGTTTTGTGTGACTTCTAAACTTCCCATAAAG
The Haloplasma contractile SSD-17B DNA segment above includes these coding regions:
- the upp gene encoding uracil phosphoribosyltransferase — translated: MNDDLVLVMDHPLITHKLTQIRKQETGTNEFRKIVNEIAGLMVYEITRDLELEEIEIDTPVEKTKAGQLAGEKLVVCPILRAGLGMVDGILQLMPSARIGHIGLYRDEETLQPVEYFAKFPSKLDERLVIVVDPMLATGGSAIAAIDLVKKRGVKNIKFVCLVAAPEGVRALRKAHSDVPIITAGLDEKLNDKGYIVPGLGDAGDRIFGTK
- a CDS encoding serine hydroxymethyltransferase, which translates into the protein MKKLQRSIDAELMSAMEKETKRQENNLEMIASENFVSTAVLEAQGSILTNKYAEGYPSKRYYGGCEYVDIVEDLARERLKELFGAEHVNVQPHSGSQANMGVYMTILESNDKVLGMDLAHGGHLTHGHPLNFSGKDYEFISYGVDKETEQIDYEEVRRIAIEHKPKLIVAGASAYPREIDFKKFREIADEISAYLMVDMAHIAGLVAAGLHNNPVPYADFVTSTTHKTLRGPRGGIILCKKEYAKALDRSVFPGMQGGPLMHVIAGKAAAFYEALQPEFKTYMKAVSENASRLAEKLADKGFRIISGGTDNHMILVDVKTSLSVTGKEAEALLDHVGITSNKNMIPFDEEKPFVTSGIRLGTPAITTRGLQLEDMDTIAEIIYETIKYKDDQEKLASLGARVTDLTSKYPLY
- the rpiB gene encoding ribose 5-phosphate isomerase B, producing the protein MVIAVGSDHGGFNLKESIKQMLTEMEIEFKDFGPLECKSVDYPDYAIPVAEAVSKGEFERGILICGTGIGMSIAANKVKGIRAALVSDIYSAKITREHNNSNVLCIGERVTGPQIALEIVKAWIHAEFEGGRHDRRVNKVVEYEK
- a CDS encoding ferredoxin, which gives rise to MKAYVDKETCIGCALCPTISPDIFSMEDDGKAVAIDDQIPEDVVADAQDAEEQCPVAAITVD